The following coding sequences lie in one Bacillota bacterium genomic window:
- the nth gene encoding endonuclease III yields MPATPEIIAALNARLAQTYGPRPLTPRGDAVSELIFTVLSQATNDRNRDRAYTALRRAFPTWEEAMAADPGDVARAIAPAGLGPQKAPRIIDILRRIAADPRSGGRPDLAFLGGLDDDAAFSYLTALPGVGPKTAACVLLFALGRPVFPVDTHIHRLAGRLGLVPPKDGAAKVQEALKAVASGRAAECYALHVNMIAHGRAVCRPRRPDCDHCSLSDLCRSTADSPTADSPMTTCQSSRRGKRE; encoded by the coding sequence ATGCCTGCCACCCCGGAGATCATCGCCGCCCTCAACGCCCGCCTGGCCCAGACCTACGGCCCTCGCCCCCTGACCCCGAGGGGCGACGCGGTTTCCGAGCTCATCTTCACTGTCCTTTCCCAGGCCACCAACGACCGTAACCGCGACCGCGCCTACACCGCCCTCCGCCGGGCCTTCCCGACCTGGGAGGAAGCCATGGCGGCCGACCCGGGTGACGTCGCCCGGGCCATCGCCCCGGCCGGACTCGGCCCACAGAAGGCCCCGCGAATCATCGACATCTTGCGCCGGATCGCCGCCGACCCGCGCTCCGGCGGCCGGCCCGACCTCGCTTTCCTGGGCGGCCTCGACGACGACGCGGCCTTCTCCTATCTAACCGCCCTGCCCGGCGTTGGACCGAAGACCGCCGCCTGCGTGCTCCTGTTCGCCCTGGGGCGACCGGTCTTCCCGGTCGACACGCACATTCATCGCCTGGCCGGCCGCCTCGGCCTCGTGCCGCCGAAGGATGGCGCGGCCAAGGTCCAGGAAGCATTGAAGGCGGTCGCTTCCGGCCGCGCCGCCGAATGTTACGCCCTGCACGTCAACATGATCGCCCACGGTCGCGCGGTCTGCCGCCCGCGCCGCCCGGACTGTGACCATTGCTCCTTGTCCGACCTCTGCCGTTCGACTGCGGATTCGCCGACCGCGGATTCGCCGATGACCACGTGCCAGTCAAGCCGACGTGGTAAGCGCGAATAA